A single Methanolobus sp. ZRKC5 DNA region contains:
- a CDS encoding reductive dehalogenase domain-containing protein: protein MPDKDKSEGKPSNPFMGMGEDVSDHEYASIQLMQEYQRIAAEIDDQAYNMPVNSKKRKIPAKTMSILLKEFVKLSGIDVVGITKVEPGDLYTHRGSNKKSYEYGEKVEHIFEYAIVFAAPLELDYINRGPNKELLMSTMLGYAKSSEVAARLVMYIKDMGYDAITDSSTSYESPLSFLGEKAGLGQMGRCNAVVNPKYGNRTKFAAVHTNLPLIEDEMIDFGLHEFCEICRCCEDNCPSKAISHESSVSEDGRKYWKHDVSSCMEMWVRMGTSCGVCMSACPFSQGVDEQLVLRMKGNKNVMEEILETHREKYGKRNYEKQPLAFMPTK, encoded by the coding sequence ATGCCAGATAAAGATAAATCGGAAGGGAAACCTTCGAATCCATTTATGGGAATGGGAGAAGATGTATCTGATCATGAATATGCTAGTATTCAATTAATGCAGGAATACCAAAGAATTGCAGCCGAAATAGATGACCAGGCTTACAATATGCCAGTAAATTCCAAAAAAAGGAAAATTCCTGCTAAAACGATGTCAATCCTGCTAAAAGAATTTGTGAAATTATCAGGTATAGATGTAGTTGGTATTACTAAGGTGGAACCTGGTGATTTATACACACATAGAGGTTCTAATAAAAAATCATATGAGTATGGAGAAAAAGTTGAGCACATATTCGAGTATGCAATCGTATTTGCAGCACCATTAGAATTGGACTACATTAACCGTGGACCCAATAAGGAACTATTAATGTCTACAATGTTGGGATACGCTAAGAGTTCCGAAGTTGCAGCAAGACTTGTTATGTATATCAAAGATATGGGATACGATGCAATAACAGACAGTTCCACTTCTTATGAATCCCCCCTCTCCTTTTTAGGCGAAAAGGCAGGACTCGGTCAAATGGGTAGATGTAATGCAGTTGTAAATCCTAAATATGGAAACCGTACAAAATTTGCTGCCGTCCATACAAATCTTCCTTTAATTGAAGATGAAATGATTGATTTTGGCTTACATGAATTTTGTGAAATATGCAGATGCTGTGAAGACAACTGTCCGTCAAAAGCAATCTCCCATGAAAGTTCTGTGAGCGAAGATGGACGAAAATATTGGAAACATGATGTTTCATCTTGTATGGAAATGTGGGTCAGAATGGGAACTAGTTGCGGAGTATGTATGTCTGCATGCCCTTTTTCACAGGGTGTTGATGAACAACTTGTTTTAAGAATGAAAGGTAATAAAAATGTAATGGAGGAAATTCTTGAAACCCACCGTGAGAAATATGGGAAAAGAAACTATGAAAAACAACCTCTTGCTTTCATGCCTACAAAATAA
- a CDS encoding response regulator translates to MIVDDERINVALITSYLSETYDIIAASNGEDALKIVKTESPDLILLDVVMPGMDGFEVCKIIKQDYKLDFIPIIMLTALTSRNDHQKGIEVGADDFLKKPADKFELNEKIRALLRIKEQHDSLLTDRNKAYEYLDCVGVLIAVLDKNYKLIHINKKGADILGYKRENIINRDWLDLFVAETYVEHVKSKYDKLLKKGKSNSPEYHEYPIMTLTRKERLFRWYDSVRTDEEHNITSILISGEDITEKRKDEIKLMEYANKLKHSNDLKDLFTDVLRHDLLNPAGLIKSFTEILEEKNPSDEQKRIIDNIKKSNLKLIELIEDAAHLAKLESMEEMVFVRTELGPIIRDTIESFTPEIEHKGIKVDMLSGISYPVLANPMIQGVFSNLLSNAIKYSPDSTIIRIKVDDVGDKWKVNITDQGDGIPDKDKAAVFDRFNRLHKDNIKGNGIGLAIVKRITDLHGESVGVNDNPEGKGSIFWFTLKKAQK, encoded by the coding sequence TTGATCGTTGATGATGAGAGGATCAACGTAGCACTTATTACATCATATCTTTCTGAGACTTACGATATAATTGCAGCCTCAAATGGTGAGGACGCGCTTAAAATCGTGAAAACAGAAAGTCCAGACCTCATACTGCTTGATGTAGTTATGCCCGGAATGGACGGGTTTGAAGTATGCAAAATAATCAAGCAGGACTACAAACTTGATTTTATACCCATTATAATGCTCACTGCCTTGACATCCAGGAATGATCATCAGAAAGGAATTGAAGTTGGTGCGGATGACTTCCTGAAAAAACCTGCTGATAAATTTGAACTTAACGAAAAGATAAGAGCCCTTTTGCGCATCAAAGAGCAGCATGATTCACTACTCACTGACCGCAACAAAGCATACGAATACCTAGATTGTGTCGGAGTATTGATAGCTGTTCTTGACAAAAATTACAAACTTATCCACATAAACAAAAAAGGTGCTGATATTCTTGGTTATAAACGAGAGAATATCATTAATAGAGACTGGTTGGACCTTTTTGTTGCAGAAACTTATGTAGAGCATGTAAAAAGCAAATATGACAAACTTCTGAAAAAAGGAAAATCCAATAGCCCTGAATACCATGAATATCCCATAATGACCCTCACCAGAAAAGAAAGACTGTTCAGGTGGTATGATTCAGTCCGGACTGATGAAGAACATAACATTACAAGCATCCTGATATCAGGAGAAGACATCACAGAGAAAAGAAAAGACGAGATCAAGTTGATGGAATATGCAAACAAGCTCAAGCATTCCAATGATCTGAAGGATCTTTTCACCGATGTATTACGCCACGATCTGCTAAATCCTGCAGGACTAATAAAGTCATTTACTGAGATACTTGAAGAAAAAAACCCCAGTGATGAACAAAAACGTATAATCGATAATATCAAGAAATCAAATTTAAAACTTATTGAACTTATCGAGGATGCAGCACATCTTGCAAAACTGGAATCAATGGAAGAGATGGTTTTTGTAAGAACAGAGCTTGGACCAATAATACGAGATACAATTGAAAGTTTTACACCGGAAATCGAGCATAAAGGGATTAAAGTGGACATGTTATCAGGTATTTCTTATCCTGTACTGGCCAATCCAATGATACAAGGTGTTTTTTCTAACCTGCTTTCAAACGCAATAAAATACAGCCCTGACAGTACAATTATTCGAATAAAAGTTGATGATGTTGGTGACAAATGGAAGGTGAATATTACCGATCAGGGAGATGGCATACCAGATAAAGACAAAGCAGCTGTTTTCGATCGTTTTAATAGATTGCATAAAGATAATATAAAAGGAAATGGAATCGGGCTTGCTATTGTAAAAAGAATCACGGACTTGCATGGCGAAAGTGTAGGAGTGAACGATAATCCGGAAGGAAAAGGAAGTATTTTCTGGTTCACATTAAAGAAAGCCCAGAAATAA
- a CDS encoding P-II family nitrogen regulator, which translates to MMKIEAIIRPTKIHEVKDALDEAGYESITVTDVKGRGKQKGVMQQWRGRKYCVDLLPKIKMEIVIENDDVDKVVDIIVKTAETGSIGDGKIFIYPVAKIIRIRTGETDGEAL; encoded by the coding sequence ATGATGAAGATTGAAGCAATCATAAGGCCAACAAAGATACACGAAGTAAAGGATGCACTTGATGAAGCAGGATATGAAAGTATCACCGTGACAGATGTGAAAGGCCGCGGTAAGCAGAAGGGTGTAATGCAGCAGTGGAGAGGACGCAAGTACTGCGTTGACCTACTGCCTAAGATTAAGATGGAAATAGTAATCGAAAATGATGATGTTGACAAGGTTGTCGATATCATCGTGAAGACCGCAGAAACCGGTTCAATCGGTGACGGTAAGATCTTTATCTACCCTGTGGCCAAGATTATCAGGATCCGCACAGGAGAAACAGACGGAGAAGCACTTTAA
- a CDS encoding ammonium transporter, whose protein sequence is MYGISQKLNSKMIWQALLLMSVIFMLFIVPASAGTVEENSESIANLETALTVMWLIIAGAIVFLMHAGFSLVEIGLTRTKNTANILMKNFMTISLGIIVYWAVGWGIMYGADFAGLIGIDQFFLVGADNALWNSWWFQMVFAATGATIVSGAMAERTDFKAYLIYTIFMVALIYPVYGHWVWSGAGILTGGFLVDSIGASFHDFAGSGVVHSIGGYSALAGVMIVGARIGKFKNGKAIPIPGHSLPLAFLGTLILAFGWVGFNGGSTLDGNDPYVSMVIVNTFLAAGAGAIMVMIITWMKTGKPDPSLTANGMLAGLVAITAPCGAVTNWASVVIGLIAGIIVYAGVMFNENTLKLDDPVGAIAVHGYCGTWGLLAVGIFALGQGDGSMLADAAYTAAGAGLIYGGYQQFLIQVVGAILSIVWAFGISFIIFKVLDLTIGLRVSAEHEIAGLDIVEHGISAYPEFMIQEE, encoded by the coding sequence ATGTATGGAATATCACAGAAACTCAATTCAAAGATGATCTGGCAGGCTTTACTGCTGATGAGCGTCATATTTATGTTATTTATAGTTCCGGCATCCGCAGGAACAGTAGAAGAGAACAGCGAATCAATAGCAAACCTTGAAACTGCACTCACAGTCATGTGGCTGATCATTGCAGGTGCAATAGTGTTCCTTATGCATGCCGGTTTCTCACTTGTTGAGATCGGTCTGACAAGAACCAAGAACACAGCCAACATTCTCATGAAGAACTTCATGACAATAAGTCTTGGTATCATAGTATACTGGGCAGTCGGCTGGGGAATCATGTACGGTGCTGATTTTGCAGGTCTTATAGGTATTGACCAGTTCTTCCTGGTTGGTGCTGACAATGCATTATGGAACAGCTGGTGGTTCCAGATGGTCTTCGCAGCAACCGGTGCAACAATCGTTTCCGGTGCAATGGCTGAGAGGACTGACTTCAAGGCATATCTCATTTACACAATATTTATGGTTGCACTCATCTACCCTGTATACGGACACTGGGTATGGAGCGGTGCAGGAATACTTACAGGCGGTTTCCTTGTAGATTCAATTGGTGCATCATTCCATGACTTTGCAGGATCTGGTGTTGTACACTCAATTGGTGGATACTCAGCTCTTGCAGGTGTAATGATCGTCGGTGCAAGAATTGGAAAGTTTAAGAACGGCAAGGCAATACCAATACCAGGTCACAGCCTTCCACTGGCATTCCTCGGTACCCTTATACTGGCATTCGGCTGGGTAGGATTCAACGGTGGCAGTACCCTTGATGGTAACGACCCATATGTTAGTATGGTAATTGTGAACACTTTCCTGGCAGCAGGTGCAGGTGCGATCATGGTTATGATAATCACCTGGATGAAGACCGGAAAGCCTGACCCGTCCCTTACTGCAAACGGTATGCTTGCAGGTCTTGTAGCAATCACAGCACCATGTGGTGCAGTTACTAACTGGGCATCAGTTGTCATTGGCCTCATAGCTGGAATCATAGTATATGCAGGAGTAATGTTCAATGAAAATACACTCAAGCTGGATGACCCAGTAGGTGCAATCGCAGTACATGGATACTGTGGTACCTGGGGACTCCTCGCAGTAGGTATCTTCGCACTCGGACAGGGTGACGGTTCAATGCTTGCAGATGCAGCATACACAGCAGCCGGAGCAGGACTTATCTACGGTGGATACCAACAGTTCCTTATCCAGGTTGTCGGTGCCATACTTAGTATAGTCTGGGCATTTGGTATCTCATTCATAATCTTCAAGGTACTCGACTTGACAATTGGACTGCGCGTATCCGCAGAACACGAGATTGCAGGACTGGACATTGTAGAACACGGAATCAGCGCATACCCAGAATTCATGATTCAGGAGGAGTGA
- a CDS encoding DUF128 domain-containing protein, with protein sequence MTDPNVERKLVEIMRIISESDKPVGARLIADELHNRGYAIGERAVRYHLRILDERGFTKKHGYIGRTITERGKKELSDALISDRFGFVITKIEELMYKANYDMESGKGNVIVNITNIDKNDYDNATDIIRYAMDHGATISPRVGIIEEDTDLDIYVPDGKVAIATVCSITFDGLLLNNGVPVVPIYGGLMQMEDYNPTGFLDLISYSGTSIDPIKIFLRRKSTSILEAIDTGNGKMLANVRQIPASAAQRAAEIMEMAKKDDISGHITIGDQGEDVFYAPIERGKVGIPVMVGINSVAAVEEAGINVDTHPVSTVMEYSKMKRL encoded by the coding sequence ATGACTGACCCAAACGTTGAGAGAAAGCTTGTCGAAATTATGCGCATTATCAGTGAAAGTGACAAGCCAGTAGGTGCGCGCCTTATAGCTGACGAGCTCCACAATCGTGGTTATGCGATAGGAGAAAGAGCCGTAAGATATCATTTACGCATACTGGATGAAAGAGGATTCACTAAGAAACACGGATACATCGGACGCACTATAACCGAACGTGGCAAGAAGGAACTCAGTGATGCGCTTATAAGTGACAGGTTTGGTTTTGTTATTACCAAGATCGAAGAGCTGATGTATAAAGCAAACTATGACATGGAATCCGGCAAAGGCAATGTTATTGTCAATATAACAAACATTGACAAAAATGATTACGATAATGCCACAGACATTATAAGATATGCAATGGATCATGGTGCAACCATCAGCCCAAGAGTAGGAATTATTGAAGAGGATACAGACCTTGATATCTATGTGCCTGATGGAAAAGTTGCCATCGCCACTGTGTGTAGTATCACTTTTGACGGCTTACTTTTGAATAACGGTGTCCCTGTAGTCCCCATTTATGGCGGTCTTATGCAAATGGAAGACTATAATCCAACTGGTTTTCTGGACCTCATATCATATAGCGGTACATCCATTGACCCAATTAAGATATTCCTCAGGCGTAAATCAACGTCCATACTTGAAGCCATTGATACAGGCAATGGAAAGATGCTTGCAAACGTGCGCCAGATACCTGCATCTGCAGCCCAGAGGGCAGCAGAGATTATGGAAATGGCAAAAAAAGATGACATCAGCGGCCATATTACAATAGGTGACCAAGGAGAAGATGTTTTTTATGCACCTATAGAAAGAGGGAAGGTCGGCATCCCCGTAATGGTAGGAATAAATTCTGTTGCTGCTGTTGAAGAAGCCGGGATCAATGTAGATACACATCCGGTGTCAACTGTTATGGAATATAGCAAGATGAAGAGACTTTGA
- a CDS encoding AarF/ABC1/UbiB kinase family protein, with protein MRNRKIHRYLMIRRYGKIVDALVKYEFGYIADRMGIGNIRPLRSRIKKQEKVIKDTDSRPKNARLMLEELGPTYIKLGQILSMRQDLIPPDYIKEFSKLQDDIQPFGIEKVERLIREELGSDIKDLYESFEEIPIAAASIGQVHRAKLKSGNDVVVKVQRPGIRKIIEADLDIMYSIASFTEEHLPEAKLYRPVEIVEEFERSIKAELDYTQEGRNAEHFAHNFQEDPRIYIPKVYWDCTSMKILTLEYIDGVKSSSFEELAKMEVDRKEVAIDVLKAFMKQVYDDGFFHADLHPGNVFIMKDGRIALLDFGMAGFLSHDMRNLLIDELIAITKGDTALYIELLRDLGSIGDKVDIALLKIDIDNLLYKYYGRSLSQLNTALILEEMINVLRKYQVRVPANVALLSKGAMTIEGFSSIMDPQINLTIVAEPFAKKAIKDRIRLTNIAGSAYRDISNWSRVLHRAPMKISHVLDIAERGYLKLRFEPQGFDRVVAEIDAASNRLAFSLIISAIIVGSSLVIQTGMAPHIWGVPLLGVIGFLMAGFLGMWLVVYILRTGRI; from the coding sequence ATGAGAAACCGTAAAATCCACAGATATTTAATGATCAGAAGATATGGGAAGATCGTTGATGCCCTCGTGAAATACGAGTTTGGATACATTGCTGACAGGATGGGAATAGGTAATATCAGACCTTTAAGATCAAGGATCAAAAAACAGGAAAAGGTAATAAAAGACACCGATTCCAGACCCAAAAATGCCAGATTGATGCTTGAAGAACTTGGACCTACCTACATAAAACTTGGTCAGATACTCAGCATGCGTCAGGACTTGATACCTCCTGACTACATAAAGGAGTTTTCCAAACTTCAGGATGACATACAGCCCTTTGGAATTGAAAAAGTTGAAAGGCTCATCAGAGAAGAATTGGGCTCTGATATCAAGGACCTTTATGAGTCTTTTGAAGAAATACCCATTGCAGCAGCTTCAATTGGTCAAGTTCACCGTGCAAAATTAAAGAGCGGTAATGATGTAGTTGTCAAAGTCCAGAGACCAGGAATCAGAAAGATCATAGAAGCAGACCTTGACATAATGTACAGCATTGCATCTTTTACAGAAGAACACCTGCCAGAAGCAAAGTTATATCGGCCTGTCGAAATTGTTGAAGAGTTTGAACGTTCTATCAAAGCAGAACTGGATTATACCCAGGAAGGCAGGAATGCCGAACACTTTGCCCACAACTTCCAGGAAGATCCACGCATATACATCCCTAAGGTCTATTGGGATTGTACCAGTATGAAGATTCTGACCCTGGAGTACATTGACGGGGTTAAAAGCAGCTCCTTTGAAGAACTTGCCAAAATGGAAGTGGACAGGAAAGAAGTAGCTATCGACGTACTCAAAGCATTCATGAAACAGGTTTATGATGACGGGTTCTTCCATGCAGACCTTCATCCCGGAAACGTGTTCATAATGAAAGATGGCAGGATAGCACTTCTGGACTTTGGGATGGCAGGATTCCTTTCTCATGATATGCGCAATCTACTCATTGACGAACTTATTGCAATCACCAAAGGAGACACAGCATTATACATTGAACTTTTAAGGGATCTTGGTTCCATAGGAGATAAAGTGGATATAGCATTGCTTAAGATCGACATTGATAACCTGTTGTACAAATACTATGGAAGGTCCTTAAGCCAGCTTAATACTGCACTGATACTGGAAGAAATGATAAATGTCCTGAGAAAATACCAGGTCAGAGTTCCTGCCAATGTTGCACTGCTATCAAAGGGTGCTATGACCATAGAAGGTTTTAGTAGCATAATGGACCCGCAGATAAATCTGACAATTGTAGCAGAACCTTTTGCAAAGAAGGCAATTAAGGACCGTATTCGGCTTACTAATATTGCAGGCAGCGCTTATAGGGACATTAGCAACTGGTCCCGTGTTCTTCACCGGGCACCTATGAAGATATCCCATGTACTGGATATCGCTGAGCGGGGTTACCTCAAACTGCGCTTTGAACCCCAGGGTTTTGACAGGGTAGTTGCTGAGATCGATGCGGCAAGCAATCGTCTTGCCTTTAGTCTTATCATTTCAGCCATAATCGTAGGATCATCCCTGGTAATTCAAACAGGAATGGCGCCACATATCTGGGGAGTTCCACTGCTTGGGGTCATCGGGTTTTTGATGGCAGGATTTTTGGGAATGTGGTTGGTAGTGTATATTCTTCGAACAGGAAGGATATGA
- a CDS encoding DUF3303 family protein → MLFFDISSWDPHDSEQVIEHFKNLKPPAGINIVNQWVDLNGGRYFILYDAENSEAYAEFNIPWSDICMIDSVPVMESTDFIKLMIAKGL, encoded by the coding sequence ATGTTATTTTTTGATATAAGTTCATGGGATCCCCATGATAGTGAACAGGTAATTGAGCATTTCAAGAACTTAAAACCCCCGGCAGGTATTAACATTGTCAATCAGTGGGTCGATCTTAATGGAGGAAGGTACTTCATTCTCTATGATGCTGAAAATTCAGAAGCATATGCTGAATTCAATATTCCATGGTCCGACATCTGTATGATAGACAGTGTACCTGTAATGGAATCCACGGATTTCATAAAACTTATGATTGCAAAGGGACTATAA
- a CDS encoding ATP-binding cassette domain-containing protein has product MLEVCNISKEYEFNNEKKRILDNICFNVADGEILGITGKSGSGKTTILKILRGIEDFDSGYFELDEQRIEPNADKQKLKFLTNNSAIHLQRNFGLWSGPAIENIIRRLNALTEGHEGVPELDAHNYDEVQKEAMYYMRLVGLENKAQHSTNLLSGGEKQRLILARQLAAKPRILLLDEPVTMTGPDTKQDMLDLIKNIKKELNIPIIVVSHLPEVHLYLADRVAYLEEGKIVEIGEAKKVLKHFLKDIEEQVPLPKRDDEGPIIKVTGLSNRFFILRVGEVLKFEDLSLDINKGEITAFIGPSGAGKTTLLKMIEGLRFPKEGDISYLHDGSWMNIIDFTTQRIDLRRKMSIMHQEFTLSPHSTIRDQMAFKLRLKGERSLLYARKRAAELGISDEALDMLYRITEVNEDEKDKVLRELNMSIDIYSKLFPLVTKEDVDKHAVGVFEALDLPLSVLDKTPYQISGGEHVRAYIALALVSSPEILILDEPFGDLDPITLRDVTNSLKRINQKFDTSIVFVSHHMDFVREAAHRAILIDNAKIIMDGKPDAVCSKLIEMSHAKYLEHDISELMKN; this is encoded by the coding sequence ATGCTTGAAGTATGCAATATCTCAAAAGAGTATGAATTCAATAACGAAAAGAAAAGAATTCTGGATAACATCTGTTTTAATGTTGCAGACGGAGAGATTCTTGGAATTACCGGAAAGAGCGGGAGCGGAAAAACCACTATTTTGAAGATACTCAGAGGAATAGAAGATTTTGATTCAGGTTATTTTGAACTCGATGAACAAAGGATCGAGCCAAATGCAGACAAACAAAAACTTAAATTCCTTACAAATAACAGCGCAATACACCTTCAACGTAATTTCGGACTCTGGAGCGGACCTGCAATTGAAAATATAATCCGCAGGCTGAATGCTCTTACAGAAGGACACGAAGGCGTACCTGAACTTGATGCGCACAACTATGATGAGGTACAAAAAGAAGCCATGTATTACATGCGTCTTGTAGGACTTGAAAACAAGGCACAGCATTCTACCAATTTATTAAGTGGCGGAGAGAAGCAAAGGCTTATACTTGCACGCCAGCTTGCAGCAAAACCACGCATACTACTTCTGGATGAACCTGTGACCATGACAGGTCCCGATACAAAACAGGACATGCTTGACCTCATAAAGAACATCAAGAAAGAACTCAACATTCCTATTATTGTCGTTTCACACCTTCCTGAAGTCCACCTCTACCTTGCAGACAGGGTCGCATATCTGGAAGAAGGCAAGATCGTAGAGATTGGGGAAGCTAAAAAGGTACTGAAACACTTCCTCAAGGATATTGAAGAGCAAGTCCCACTACCAAAAAGAGATGATGAAGGCCCAATAATAAAAGTAACAGGACTATCAAACCGTTTTTTTATTTTAAGAGTCGGAGAAGTGTTAAAATTTGAAGACCTCTCACTTGACATTAACAAAGGAGAGATAACTGCATTTATCGGACCTTCCGGTGCAGGAAAAACAACGCTCCTGAAAATGATAGAAGGTCTCAGGTTCCCAAAAGAAGGAGATATCAGTTATCTGCATGATGGAAGCTGGATGAATATCATAGATTTCACAACGCAGCGCATTGATTTGCGTAGGAAGATGAGCATCATGCATCAGGAGTTCACACTTTCACCACACTCTACCATCAGGGATCAAATGGCATTCAAACTGCGTCTTAAAGGTGAAAGATCACTTTTATATGCCCGAAAGAGAGCTGCAGAGCTAGGCATATCAGATGAAGCTCTTGACATGCTTTACAGAATCACTGAAGTCAATGAAGACGAGAAAGACAAGGTTCTTAGGGAACTGAATATGTCTATCGACATATACTCCAAACTTTTCCCCCTGGTCACAAAAGAAGATGTTGACAAACATGCAGTAGGCGTATTCGAAGCTCTTGATCTTCCACTTTCAGTACTCGACAAAACCCCTTATCAGATAAGTGGCGGAGAACATGTAAGAGCATATATCGCACTGGCACTTGTATCAAGTCCGGAAATATTAATATTAGATGAGCCTTTCGGCGACCTTGATCCGATCACCCTCAGAGATGTTACTAATTCTTTGAAGAGGATCAATCAGAAATTTGATACAAGTATTGTATTTGTAAGCCATCACATGGACTTTGTGAGGGAAGCTGCACACAGGGCGATTCTCATTGACAATGCAAAGATAATCATGGATGGAAAACCTGATGCAGTATGCAGCAAACTAATAGAGATGAGTCATGCGAAGTACCTTGAACATGACATCAGTGAATTGATGAAGAACTGA
- a CDS encoding geranylgeranylglyceryl/heptaprenylglyceryl phosphate synthase has translation MQVEEYLNKIAESEGTVHLTLIDPASQTPEEAAEIAYAASLGGTDAIMVGGSTGAGGVVLDQTLLKIKEKTDKPTILFPGNAAGVSRYADAILFMSLLNSRDINFVTTNQAMGAPLVYKSGIEPISMAYLIVEPGGTVGWVGDARLIPKHKPELAVAYALAGKYLGMHYTYLEAGSGADAPVTPEMIGAVKHVLGDNKLIVGGGIRDGETAKLCALAGADMIVTGTILEESSNVTAKIKELVSAIKK, from the coding sequence ATGCAAGTGGAAGAGTACCTTAACAAGATCGCAGAAAGCGAAGGTACAGTTCACTTGACACTTATCGACCCGGCATCACAGACTCCGGAAGAGGCTGCAGAGATTGCATATGCTGCAAGCCTTGGAGGAACAGATGCTATTATGGTCGGTGGTTCCACAGGAGCCGGAGGGGTGGTACTTGATCAGACACTCCTTAAGATAAAAGAGAAGACAGACAAACCTACCATACTGTTCCCAGGCAACGCGGCAGGTGTCAGCAGATATGCTGATGCTATTTTATTCATGAGCCTGCTGAATTCCCGTGATATTAATTTTGTCACGACAAACCAGGCAATGGGAGCACCGCTTGTTTACAAGAGTGGTATTGAACCCATCTCCATGGCATACTTAATAGTAGAACCTGGAGGGACGGTTGGTTGGGTCGGCGATGCCAGACTCATACCAAAACATAAGCCAGAACTTGCAGTTGCCTATGCACTTGCAGGAAAATACCTTGGCATGCACTACACCTACCTGGAAGCAGGTTCCGGTGCTGATGCACCTGTGACCCCGGAAATGATAGGGGCAGTAAAACATGTCCTCGGTGACAACAAATTGATAGTTGGTGGCGGAATACGAGACGGTGAGACTGCAAAGTTATGCGCACTTGCAGGAGCCGACATGATAGTAACAGGGACTATTCTTGAAGAAAGTTCAAATGTTACTGCAAAGATTAAAGAACTTGTTTCAGCTATTAAGAAGTAA
- a CDS encoding 50S ribosomal protein L40e yields the protein MARFPEAENRILIKKICMDCNARNAVRATRCRKCGCKDLRMKSKETRG from the coding sequence ATGGCAAGATTCCCAGAAGCTGAAAACAGGATATTGATAAAGAAGATCTGTATGGATTGCAATGCCCGCAATGCAGTACGTGCAACAAGATGCAGAAAATGCGGTTGCAAAGACCTGCGTATGAAATCCAAGGAAACGAGAGGCTGA
- a CDS encoding winged helix-turn-helix domain-containing protein, with product MTNDDLEQRRQEWYDRMKKEGKLNKSPTDDHNAKLKTLQNPVRRDIIKHLNDKKMTFDELKAEFKLQDMPMKLHLNMLEANLYIEKEDETTYVITPRAEVYLESIEPTDDLKQRRDEWYEKAKKEGKLKENPTEDHRAGLKAMQNPVRRHIVESLGEGKMSFDEVKAKFDLNNVQAKLNLDMLVDTLYIEKEDDTTYVITPRGEAFLENVEPKHL from the coding sequence ATGACAAATGATGATCTGGAGCAAAGAAGACAGGAATGGTATGATAGGATGAAGAAAGAGGGTAAGCTCAATAAGAGTCCTACTGATGATCATAATGCAAAACTGAAGACCCTGCAGAACCCGGTTCGAAGAGATATCATCAAACACCTGAATGATAAGAAGATGACCTTCGATGAACTAAAGGCCGAGTTCAAGCTGCAGGATATGCCGATGAAACTGCATCTGAACATGCTGGAAGCTAACCTTTACATTGAAAAAGAGGATGAAACAACCTACGTCATCACACCACGCGCAGAGGTCTATCTTGAGAGTATTGAACCAACAGATGACCTAAAACAAAGAAGAGATGAATGGTACGAGAAAGCAAAGAAAGAGGGCAAGCTCAAGGAGAACCCCACTGAGGACCATAGGGCTGGTTTGAAGGCTATGCAGAATCCTGTTCGCAGGCACATTGTTGAAAGTCTGGGTGAAGGGAAAATGAGCTTTGATGAGGTCAAGGCCAAGTTTGACCTTAATAATGTACAGGCAAAGCTGAATCTTGATATGCTTGTGGATACTCTCTACATTGAAAAAGAGGATGATACGACTTACGTTATCACACCACGTGGTGAGGCATTCCTTGAGAACGTTGAACCAAAGCACCTGTAA